TAAGCAAATGCTAGACAGTGGTGTTAAAGTATCTGCCGGTACTGACGCGACCCGTGTTGCATCTTACAACCCATGGGTATCTCTATCATGGTTGATCAGTGGTCAAACGGTTGGCGGTATGCAGCTATATGATCAAGACAACCTTTTAGATCGCGAAACTGCACTACGTATGTGGACTGAAAATGTTGCATGGTTCACTAACGAAGAAGGCAAACGTGGTCGTATCGAAGAAGGTCATTTAGCTGACTTCATCGTACCTAATAAAGACTTCTTTGCGGTACCAGAAAATGAAATCCCATACCTAACTTCTGACCTAACTGTAGTTGGCGGTAAGCCTGTATTTGGTGCTGGCGAGTTCTCAGACTTTGACAGCCCACTACCTCCAGCAATGCCAGATTGGTCACCAGTTAACCAGTATGGCGGCTACGCTGCTTGGGGCGACCCAGAAGGCGCAGGTAAGAATTCATTAGCGCCACAAGGTGCTGCTATGGCTGCATCATGCGGTTGCTCAAGCGCATGTGCTGTGCATGGTCACAACCATGCCAAAGCATGGAAGTCTAATGCCCCTGTATCAAGCATGAAAGACTTCTTTGGTGCCTTCGGTTGCTCTTGCTGGGCAGTATAAGTCTCGCAAGTTAACAAGAACACCATTTAACTTAAGCTGTTTAAGTTAACACTATAAGCTTAAGTTAATACGACAAAAAGAGCCCGTTGATTGATTCAGCGGGCTCTTTTTTGTGCTTGACGATTATTGTGCTAAATAGGGCTTAAAGTTGATACACTAGGCGTCATAAAATAGTAATATAGTAAGATAAATTGTATCTACCATAAGCGATAATCGTAGCCCTATGCCAACTCAACAAAACACGCCTGCACCGCACAATAACTCTAACTCCGATAGTGTCGATAACATTGATAATATTGATGCGCTTGATAATAGCCATCATGACCAAAGCTTAAGACAGCGCCTAGCACAAGTGCGTATCGTGATGATTAATACGACCCTGCCAGCCAATATCGGCTCTGCAGCTCGTGCTATGCTGACCATGGGCTTAACCGATTTAGTCGTCGTTGCACCCAAGCATCCCATTGATGATGAAAGCGTGTCGCATGCAGCAGGCGCACAAAGTGTGTTAAACAACTGCCGCATAGTTGATAATTTAGAACAAGCCACTGCCGATTGTCAGCTGGTATTTGCTGCCAGTAGCCGTCAACGTCACATCCCAAGACCGGTGGTTACGCCAGATCAAGCGGCGAAACTTGTGTTAGCTAGACCCACTCACGACACCAAGGTTGCCATTTTATTTGGCCGTGAAGATCGAGGGCTCACCAATGATGAATTGGCTTTGGCTGATTATCATATTCAGATAGATGCCAACCCTGACTACCCTGTGCTAAACGTGGCCTCTGCGGTGCAAGTCATTGCCAGTTTTTTCTACAGTCGCTTTTTACAACACAGTCAACAACCGCAAGGCTTAACCAATACTAACGAAATTAATAACACAGATGATAGTAATCAAGCCATTTATAACCAGGCATTAGATAATGACTTAAATAGTGACTTAGATAACGACTTGAATAGTGAGAACTTACTGATGCCAGTTATGCTGCGCCAAATTTGGGACAGTCCCGCCATCAGTCACGAGCAAAAGCTTAAATTACAATTACGTATTATTGAACTAATGTATCAGTTGCAGTTGCTTGAAGACACTCAAACAGATAAGCTAAGAGACTTACCCAGTCGTCTGTCACGACTGCTGTCGCGACTACAGCTAGATCAAAAAGAATATGAGCTACTCAATGCGATTATTGCCAAAATCATGTTGAAACTCTAAAATGAATCGTCAGTGCTGATTAACATAACAATTCCAGATTCAATCTAACCGACTAACCTAATATAAAACACAACCTAATAAGCAGACGATAAATTAAGTCATCAAACACTCACTAAAACCATAAGATAATGCCATGAGACTCATTAAAGCCCTTCGTAACGCCAAAGCCTCATTACAAGAAGACATCGCTGCGGTATTCAATCGTGATCCTGCAGCGCGCAACAGTGTTGAGGTATTACTGACCTACCCTGGTATTCACGCGCTTATCCTGCATCGCGGCGCCCATTACTTATGGAATAAAGACTGTAAATTTAGTGCCCGTGCGCTCTCTTATGGCTCACGTATGATTACCGGTATTGAGATTCACCCTGCAGCCCAAATTGGTCGTCGTTTCTTTATCGATCACGGTATGGGTGTGGTCATCGGTGAAACTGCCAAAATTGGTGATGACGTTACCTTATATCACGGTGTTACCCTTGGCGGTGTTTCACTTGGTCAAGGCAAGCGTCACCCGACATTAGAAGACGGGGTAATTGTTGGTGCCGGCGCCAAAGTATTGGGTCCTTTTACCGTTGGTAAAAATGCCAAAATTGGCTCAAATGCGGTCGTGGTAAAACCAGTGCCTGAAGAAGCCACAATGGTCGGTAGCGCAGCACGTATGATCGGCAAAGCCCCTGAAGAGACGGAGTCCAATGCGGCGCAATCTTCAAATCAAGCCAATCAGGCAACCAAAGACTCTGATGAATCTCCATGCCCAGACAATGTGACCCGCCGATTAGACAGCAAGCGCACACCACTTACTGAAAAGGTCGACTTTAGTGCTTATGGCTTAAACCCTGATTCTGAAGACCCAGTTGCAGAAGCTTTTACTAAAATCTTAAATCACATTCAGCAATCTGAGAAGCGTATCAGCGAGCTACAGCAAGCGCTTAGCAAGCTAGATCCTAGCTTTAAACCATCAGATACGGACAGCAAGGTGTTATCTGCCGAAGAGTTAGATATTATTAGTAACTAGTTCTCTCGTTTAAACAGCAGTATCTTTAACCCTATAAGCCGAAAGTCTGATAGATTTTCGGCTTATTATTAGCAGTAAGCAAAAAAATTAGCATTCAAACTAACAATCAAAAATAACAACTATCAAAGGACTGATAATCATGAAAACCTCACCAAAGCGCTCGGTTAAGCAAAATACTGTTTTAAAAGCCAGTATCCTAAGTAATATAAATCCTATTAATAAACATACACCTAAACGCTTGGCAGCTTCATTGCTTGGCATGTCAGCGCTAATGCTGGTCGGTACACAAGCTACTTATGCAATTGATCAAAATACGCCTACTCAAAACTCAGCAGTGTCGGCTACAACGTCAACGCCGTTAAATACAGATACTATCAAAGCATTAGAAATCTCTGAAAACAAAACCATTAAGGCTTTACGCAACCCATCAAGCGGCAGTAGTTCTCAAAGCACAACAGTCAACACCAATAGCCAAGCCAACGAGCAAGCCATCTTCTCTGCTGATGCCATTCATCATCCGTTATGGGCTAAAAATGGCATGGTAGCGACTCAAGAAGCGTTGGCCTCAAATATTGGTCTACAAATATTAGAACAAGGTGGTAATGCGGTTGATGCGGCAGTTGCTGTGGGCTTTGCGCTTGCGGTTACTCTGCCGCGAGCGGGTAATATTGGCGGTGGCGGCTTTATGATGATTTATGATGCTAACACCGGCAAAACCGTTGCCCTAGATTATCGTGAAAAAG
Above is a window of Psychrobacter sp. FDAARGOS_221 DNA encoding:
- a CDS encoding RNA methyltransferase, yielding MINTTLPANIGSAARAMLTMGLTDLVVVAPKHPIDDESVSHAAGAQSVLNNCRIVDNLEQATADCQLVFAASSRQRHIPRPVVTPDQAAKLVLARPTHDTKVAILFGREDRGLTNDELALADYHIQIDANPDYPVLNVASAVQVIASFFYSRFLQHSQQPQGLTNTNEINNTDDSNQAIYNQALDNDLNSDLDNDLNSENLLMPVMLRQIWDSPAISHEQKLKLQLRIIELMYQLQLLEDTQTDKLRDLPSRLSRLLSRLQLDQKEYELLNAIIAKIMLKL
- the cysE gene encoding serine O-acetyltransferase; this encodes MRLIKALRNAKASLQEDIAAVFNRDPAARNSVEVLLTYPGIHALILHRGAHYLWNKDCKFSARALSYGSRMITGIEIHPAAQIGRRFFIDHGMGVVIGETAKIGDDVTLYHGVTLGGVSLGQGKRHPTLEDGVIVGAGAKVLGPFTVGKNAKIGSNAVVVKPVPEEATMVGSAARMIGKAPEETESNAAQSSNQANQATKDSDESPCPDNVTRRLDSKRTPLTEKVDFSAYGLNPDSEDPVAEAFTKILNHIQQSEKRISELQQALSKLDPSFKPSDTDSKVLSAEELDIISN